The following are encoded in a window of Kogia breviceps isolate mKogBre1 chromosome 10, mKogBre1 haplotype 1, whole genome shotgun sequence genomic DNA:
- the PTH1R gene encoding parathyroid hormone/parathyroid hormone-related peptide receptor isoform X1, with protein MGAARIAPGLALLLCCPVLSSAYVLVDADDVMTKEEQIFLLHRAQAQCEKRLKEVLQRPADIMESDKGWASASTSGKPKKEKASGKLYPESEEDKEVSTGTRHRGRPCLPEWDHILCWPLGAPGEVVAMPCPDYIYDFNHKGHAYRRCDRNGSWELVPGHNRTWANYSECVKFLTNETREREVFDRLGMIYTVGYSVSLASLTVAVLILAYFRRLHCTRNYIHMHLFLSFMLRAVSIFVKDAVLYSGATLDEAERLTEEELRAIAQAPPPPAAAAGYVGCRVTVTFFLYFLATNYYWILVEGLYLHSLIFMAFFSEKKYLWGFTIFGWGLPAIFVAVWVSVRATLANTGCWDLSSGNKKWIIQVPILASIVLNFILFINIVRVLATKLRETNAGRCDTRQQYRKLLKSTLVLMPLFGVHYIVFMATPYTEVSGTLWQVQMHYEMLFNSFQGFFVAIIYCFCNGEVQAEIKKSWSRWTLALDFKRKARSGSSSYSYGPMVSHTSVTNVGPRTGLGLPLSPRLLPAATANGHPQLPGHTKPGSPALQTTPPAVAAPKDDGFLNGSCSGLDEEASAPERPPVLLQEEWETVM; from the exons CTGACATAATGGAATCAGACAAAGGATGGGCATCTGCATCcacatcagggaagcccaagaaagagaAGGCATCTGGGAAGCTCTACCCTGAGTCTGAGGAGGACAAGGAGGTGTCCACTGGCACCAGGCACCGAG GGCGCCCCTGCCTGCCAGAGTGGGACCACATCCTGTGCTGGCCGCTAGGGGCACCAGGTGAGGTGGTGGCCATGCCCTGTCCTGACTACATTTATGACTTCAATCATAAAG GCCATGCCTACCGTCGCTGTGACCGTAATGGCAGCTGGGAGCTGGTGCCAGGGCACAACAGGACATGGGCCAACTACAGCGAGTGCGTCAAGTTCCTGACCAATGAGACTCGTGAACGG GAGGTGTTTGACCGCCTAGGCATGATCTACACCGTGGGCTACTCCGTCTCGCTGGCCTCTCTCACCGTGGCTGTCCTCATCCTGGCCTACTTTAG GAGGCTGCACTGCACACGCAACTACATCCACATGCACCTGTTCCTGTCCTTCATGCTTCGCGCCGTGAGCATCTTCGTCAAGGACGCGGTGCTCTACTCCGGCGCCACGCTTGATGAGGCTGAGCGCCTCACGGAGGAAGAGCTGCGCGCCATCGCCCAGGCACCGCcaccgcccgccgccgccgccggctaC GTGGGCTGCCGGGTGACTGTGACCTTCTTCCTTTACTTCCTGGCTACCAACTACTACTGGATTTTGGTGGAGGGGCTGTACCTGCACAGTCTCATCTTCATGGCCTTCTTCTCAGAGAAGAAGTACCTCTGGGGCTTCACGATCTTCGGCTGGG GTCTGCCCGCCATCTTCGTGGCTGTGTGGGTCAGTGTGAGAGCCACCCTGGCAAACACCGG GTGCTGGGACTTGAGCTCCGGCAACAAGAAGTGGATCATCCAGGTGCCCATCCTGGCCTCCATTGTG CTCAACTTCATCCTCTTCATCAACATTGTCCGGGTCCTCGCCACCAAGCTGCGGGAGACAAACGCTGGCAGGTGTGACACGCGGCAGCAGTACCG GAAGCTGCTCAAATCCACACTGGTGCTCATGCCGCTCTTTGGCGTCCACTACATCGTCTTCATGGCCACGCCATACACCGAGGTCTCAGGGACGCTCTGGCAAGTCCAGATGCACTACGAGATGCTCTTCAACTCCTTCCAG GGATTTTTTGTCGCCATCATATACTGTTTCTGCAACGGCGAG GTACAGGCTGAGATCAAGAAATCCTGGAGCCGCTGGACACTGGCACTGGACTTCAAGCGCAAGGCACGCAGCGGGAGCAGCAGCTACAGCTACGGTCCGATGGTGTCTCACACAAGTGTGACCAATGTAGGGCCCCGCACGGGACTTGGCCTGCCCCTCAGCCCCCGCCTGCTGCCCGCTGCCACAGCCAACGGCCACCCCCAGCTGCCCGGCCACACCAAGCCAGGGTCCCCAGCCCTTCAGACCACACCACCTGCCGTGGCCGCTCCTAAGGACGATGGGTTCCTCAACGGCTCTTGCTCGGGGCTGGATGAGGAGGCGTCTGCACCGGAGAGGCCACCTGTCCTATTGCAGGAGGAATGGGAGACAGTCATGTGA
- the PTH1R gene encoding parathyroid hormone/parathyroid hormone-related peptide receptor isoform X2, protein MARRGPRRRARRPAAAAAPRDGALGGGDGGRPDRARPGAPAVLPSAQLRIRAADIMESDKGWASASTSGKPKKEKASGKLYPESEEDKEVSTGTRHRGRPCLPEWDHILCWPLGAPGEVVAMPCPDYIYDFNHKGHAYRRCDRNGSWELVPGHNRTWANYSECVKFLTNETREREVFDRLGMIYTVGYSVSLASLTVAVLILAYFRRLHCTRNYIHMHLFLSFMLRAVSIFVKDAVLYSGATLDEAERLTEEELRAIAQAPPPPAAAAGYVGCRVTVTFFLYFLATNYYWILVEGLYLHSLIFMAFFSEKKYLWGFTIFGWGLPAIFVAVWVSVRATLANTGCWDLSSGNKKWIIQVPILASIVLNFILFINIVRVLATKLRETNAGRCDTRQQYRKLLKSTLVLMPLFGVHYIVFMATPYTEVSGTLWQVQMHYEMLFNSFQGFFVAIIYCFCNGEVQAEIKKSWSRWTLALDFKRKARSGSSSYSYGPMVSHTSVTNVGPRTGLGLPLSPRLLPAATANGHPQLPGHTKPGSPALQTTPPAVAAPKDDGFLNGSCSGLDEEASAPERPPVLLQEEWETVM, encoded by the exons CTGACATAATGGAATCAGACAAAGGATGGGCATCTGCATCcacatcagggaagcccaagaaagagaAGGCATCTGGGAAGCTCTACCCTGAGTCTGAGGAGGACAAGGAGGTGTCCACTGGCACCAGGCACCGAG GGCGCCCCTGCCTGCCAGAGTGGGACCACATCCTGTGCTGGCCGCTAGGGGCACCAGGTGAGGTGGTGGCCATGCCCTGTCCTGACTACATTTATGACTTCAATCATAAAG GCCATGCCTACCGTCGCTGTGACCGTAATGGCAGCTGGGAGCTGGTGCCAGGGCACAACAGGACATGGGCCAACTACAGCGAGTGCGTCAAGTTCCTGACCAATGAGACTCGTGAACGG GAGGTGTTTGACCGCCTAGGCATGATCTACACCGTGGGCTACTCCGTCTCGCTGGCCTCTCTCACCGTGGCTGTCCTCATCCTGGCCTACTTTAG GAGGCTGCACTGCACACGCAACTACATCCACATGCACCTGTTCCTGTCCTTCATGCTTCGCGCCGTGAGCATCTTCGTCAAGGACGCGGTGCTCTACTCCGGCGCCACGCTTGATGAGGCTGAGCGCCTCACGGAGGAAGAGCTGCGCGCCATCGCCCAGGCACCGCcaccgcccgccgccgccgccggctaC GTGGGCTGCCGGGTGACTGTGACCTTCTTCCTTTACTTCCTGGCTACCAACTACTACTGGATTTTGGTGGAGGGGCTGTACCTGCACAGTCTCATCTTCATGGCCTTCTTCTCAGAGAAGAAGTACCTCTGGGGCTTCACGATCTTCGGCTGGG GTCTGCCCGCCATCTTCGTGGCTGTGTGGGTCAGTGTGAGAGCCACCCTGGCAAACACCGG GTGCTGGGACTTGAGCTCCGGCAACAAGAAGTGGATCATCCAGGTGCCCATCCTGGCCTCCATTGTG CTCAACTTCATCCTCTTCATCAACATTGTCCGGGTCCTCGCCACCAAGCTGCGGGAGACAAACGCTGGCAGGTGTGACACGCGGCAGCAGTACCG GAAGCTGCTCAAATCCACACTGGTGCTCATGCCGCTCTTTGGCGTCCACTACATCGTCTTCATGGCCACGCCATACACCGAGGTCTCAGGGACGCTCTGGCAAGTCCAGATGCACTACGAGATGCTCTTCAACTCCTTCCAG GGATTTTTTGTCGCCATCATATACTGTTTCTGCAACGGCGAG GTACAGGCTGAGATCAAGAAATCCTGGAGCCGCTGGACACTGGCACTGGACTTCAAGCGCAAGGCACGCAGCGGGAGCAGCAGCTACAGCTACGGTCCGATGGTGTCTCACACAAGTGTGACCAATGTAGGGCCCCGCACGGGACTTGGCCTGCCCCTCAGCCCCCGCCTGCTGCCCGCTGCCACAGCCAACGGCCACCCCCAGCTGCCCGGCCACACCAAGCCAGGGTCCCCAGCCCTTCAGACCACACCACCTGCCGTGGCCGCTCCTAAGGACGATGGGTTCCTCAACGGCTCTTGCTCGGGGCTGGATGAGGAGGCGTCTGCACCGGAGAGGCCACCTGTCCTATTGCAGGAGGAATGGGAGACAGTCATGTGA
- the PTH1R gene encoding parathyroid hormone/parathyroid hormone-related peptide receptor isoform X3, giving the protein MTKEEQIFLLHRAQAQCEKRLKEVLQRPADIMESDKGWASASTSGKPKKEKASGKLYPESEEDKEVSTGTRHRGRPCLPEWDHILCWPLGAPGEVVAMPCPDYIYDFNHKGHAYRRCDRNGSWELVPGHNRTWANYSECVKFLTNETREREVFDRLGMIYTVGYSVSLASLTVAVLILAYFRRLHCTRNYIHMHLFLSFMLRAVSIFVKDAVLYSGATLDEAERLTEEELRAIAQAPPPPAAAAGYVGCRVTVTFFLYFLATNYYWILVEGLYLHSLIFMAFFSEKKYLWGFTIFGWGLPAIFVAVWVSVRATLANTGCWDLSSGNKKWIIQVPILASIVLNFILFINIVRVLATKLRETNAGRCDTRQQYRKLLKSTLVLMPLFGVHYIVFMATPYTEVSGTLWQVQMHYEMLFNSFQGFFVAIIYCFCNGEVQAEIKKSWSRWTLALDFKRKARSGSSSYSYGPMVSHTSVTNVGPRTGLGLPLSPRLLPAATANGHPQLPGHTKPGSPALQTTPPAVAAPKDDGFLNGSCSGLDEEASAPERPPVLLQEEWETVM; this is encoded by the exons CTGACATAATGGAATCAGACAAAGGATGGGCATCTGCATCcacatcagggaagcccaagaaagagaAGGCATCTGGGAAGCTCTACCCTGAGTCTGAGGAGGACAAGGAGGTGTCCACTGGCACCAGGCACCGAG GGCGCCCCTGCCTGCCAGAGTGGGACCACATCCTGTGCTGGCCGCTAGGGGCACCAGGTGAGGTGGTGGCCATGCCCTGTCCTGACTACATTTATGACTTCAATCATAAAG GCCATGCCTACCGTCGCTGTGACCGTAATGGCAGCTGGGAGCTGGTGCCAGGGCACAACAGGACATGGGCCAACTACAGCGAGTGCGTCAAGTTCCTGACCAATGAGACTCGTGAACGG GAGGTGTTTGACCGCCTAGGCATGATCTACACCGTGGGCTACTCCGTCTCGCTGGCCTCTCTCACCGTGGCTGTCCTCATCCTGGCCTACTTTAG GAGGCTGCACTGCACACGCAACTACATCCACATGCACCTGTTCCTGTCCTTCATGCTTCGCGCCGTGAGCATCTTCGTCAAGGACGCGGTGCTCTACTCCGGCGCCACGCTTGATGAGGCTGAGCGCCTCACGGAGGAAGAGCTGCGCGCCATCGCCCAGGCACCGCcaccgcccgccgccgccgccggctaC GTGGGCTGCCGGGTGACTGTGACCTTCTTCCTTTACTTCCTGGCTACCAACTACTACTGGATTTTGGTGGAGGGGCTGTACCTGCACAGTCTCATCTTCATGGCCTTCTTCTCAGAGAAGAAGTACCTCTGGGGCTTCACGATCTTCGGCTGGG GTCTGCCCGCCATCTTCGTGGCTGTGTGGGTCAGTGTGAGAGCCACCCTGGCAAACACCGG GTGCTGGGACTTGAGCTCCGGCAACAAGAAGTGGATCATCCAGGTGCCCATCCTGGCCTCCATTGTG CTCAACTTCATCCTCTTCATCAACATTGTCCGGGTCCTCGCCACCAAGCTGCGGGAGACAAACGCTGGCAGGTGTGACACGCGGCAGCAGTACCG GAAGCTGCTCAAATCCACACTGGTGCTCATGCCGCTCTTTGGCGTCCACTACATCGTCTTCATGGCCACGCCATACACCGAGGTCTCAGGGACGCTCTGGCAAGTCCAGATGCACTACGAGATGCTCTTCAACTCCTTCCAG GGATTTTTTGTCGCCATCATATACTGTTTCTGCAACGGCGAG GTACAGGCTGAGATCAAGAAATCCTGGAGCCGCTGGACACTGGCACTGGACTTCAAGCGCAAGGCACGCAGCGGGAGCAGCAGCTACAGCTACGGTCCGATGGTGTCTCACACAAGTGTGACCAATGTAGGGCCCCGCACGGGACTTGGCCTGCCCCTCAGCCCCCGCCTGCTGCCCGCTGCCACAGCCAACGGCCACCCCCAGCTGCCCGGCCACACCAAGCCAGGGTCCCCAGCCCTTCAGACCACACCACCTGCCGTGGCCGCTCCTAAGGACGATGGGTTCCTCAACGGCTCTTGCTCGGGGCTGGATGAGGAGGCGTCTGCACCGGAGAGGCCACCTGTCCTATTGCAGGAGGAATGGGAGACAGTCATGTGA
- the PTH1R gene encoding parathyroid hormone/parathyroid hormone-related peptide receptor isoform X4 codes for MESDKGWASASTSGKPKKEKASGKLYPESEEDKEVSTGTRHRGRPCLPEWDHILCWPLGAPGEVVAMPCPDYIYDFNHKGHAYRRCDRNGSWELVPGHNRTWANYSECVKFLTNETREREVFDRLGMIYTVGYSVSLASLTVAVLILAYFRRLHCTRNYIHMHLFLSFMLRAVSIFVKDAVLYSGATLDEAERLTEEELRAIAQAPPPPAAAAGYVGCRVTVTFFLYFLATNYYWILVEGLYLHSLIFMAFFSEKKYLWGFTIFGWGLPAIFVAVWVSVRATLANTGCWDLSSGNKKWIIQVPILASIVLNFILFINIVRVLATKLRETNAGRCDTRQQYRKLLKSTLVLMPLFGVHYIVFMATPYTEVSGTLWQVQMHYEMLFNSFQGFFVAIIYCFCNGEVQAEIKKSWSRWTLALDFKRKARSGSSSYSYGPMVSHTSVTNVGPRTGLGLPLSPRLLPAATANGHPQLPGHTKPGSPALQTTPPAVAAPKDDGFLNGSCSGLDEEASAPERPPVLLQEEWETVM; via the exons ATGGAATCAGACAAAGGATGGGCATCTGCATCcacatcagggaagcccaagaaagagaAGGCATCTGGGAAGCTCTACCCTGAGTCTGAGGAGGACAAGGAGGTGTCCACTGGCACCAGGCACCGAG GGCGCCCCTGCCTGCCAGAGTGGGACCACATCCTGTGCTGGCCGCTAGGGGCACCAGGTGAGGTGGTGGCCATGCCCTGTCCTGACTACATTTATGACTTCAATCATAAAG GCCATGCCTACCGTCGCTGTGACCGTAATGGCAGCTGGGAGCTGGTGCCAGGGCACAACAGGACATGGGCCAACTACAGCGAGTGCGTCAAGTTCCTGACCAATGAGACTCGTGAACGG GAGGTGTTTGACCGCCTAGGCATGATCTACACCGTGGGCTACTCCGTCTCGCTGGCCTCTCTCACCGTGGCTGTCCTCATCCTGGCCTACTTTAG GAGGCTGCACTGCACACGCAACTACATCCACATGCACCTGTTCCTGTCCTTCATGCTTCGCGCCGTGAGCATCTTCGTCAAGGACGCGGTGCTCTACTCCGGCGCCACGCTTGATGAGGCTGAGCGCCTCACGGAGGAAGAGCTGCGCGCCATCGCCCAGGCACCGCcaccgcccgccgccgccgccggctaC GTGGGCTGCCGGGTGACTGTGACCTTCTTCCTTTACTTCCTGGCTACCAACTACTACTGGATTTTGGTGGAGGGGCTGTACCTGCACAGTCTCATCTTCATGGCCTTCTTCTCAGAGAAGAAGTACCTCTGGGGCTTCACGATCTTCGGCTGGG GTCTGCCCGCCATCTTCGTGGCTGTGTGGGTCAGTGTGAGAGCCACCCTGGCAAACACCGG GTGCTGGGACTTGAGCTCCGGCAACAAGAAGTGGATCATCCAGGTGCCCATCCTGGCCTCCATTGTG CTCAACTTCATCCTCTTCATCAACATTGTCCGGGTCCTCGCCACCAAGCTGCGGGAGACAAACGCTGGCAGGTGTGACACGCGGCAGCAGTACCG GAAGCTGCTCAAATCCACACTGGTGCTCATGCCGCTCTTTGGCGTCCACTACATCGTCTTCATGGCCACGCCATACACCGAGGTCTCAGGGACGCTCTGGCAAGTCCAGATGCACTACGAGATGCTCTTCAACTCCTTCCAG GGATTTTTTGTCGCCATCATATACTGTTTCTGCAACGGCGAG GTACAGGCTGAGATCAAGAAATCCTGGAGCCGCTGGACACTGGCACTGGACTTCAAGCGCAAGGCACGCAGCGGGAGCAGCAGCTACAGCTACGGTCCGATGGTGTCTCACACAAGTGTGACCAATGTAGGGCCCCGCACGGGACTTGGCCTGCCCCTCAGCCCCCGCCTGCTGCCCGCTGCCACAGCCAACGGCCACCCCCAGCTGCCCGGCCACACCAAGCCAGGGTCCCCAGCCCTTCAGACCACACCACCTGCCGTGGCCGCTCCTAAGGACGATGGGTTCCTCAACGGCTCTTGCTCGGGGCTGGATGAGGAGGCGTCTGCACCGGAGAGGCCACCTGTCCTATTGCAGGAGGAATGGGAGACAGTCATGTGA